A window of the Cellvibrio sp. pealriver genome harbors these coding sequences:
- a CDS encoding methyltransferase produces the protein MNDLALNWITRELTAIHADKNARFLWCTDENALNTLPTALHEEQLLVLTNRWDVAEQAKARGFTTEFNDFDCSEIADNSLDKIFYRVSKEKPVVHHLFNQAWRCLKPGGKLLLAGYKNEGTKTYIEKIAKLFGSGKNIVKNGPVYSSELTKYTEYNAAELLDDSDYRQPRLIASDSGLQLHSKPGLFGWNKVDAGSALLIEQLKQLSPQPNPLNTCVDLGCGYGYLAIAAASLDICSSINHWIMTDNNAAALQLARQNLQFNQLNGDIIAADAGKGINAKADLLLCNPPFHQGFGIDGDLTDKFLLNAKHLLAPQGIALFVVNQFIPLERKAAPLFKEINTLADNGSFKVISLAN, from the coding sequence ATGAATGATTTAGCCCTGAATTGGATTACCCGGGAATTAACGGCAATTCACGCCGATAAAAACGCGCGTTTTCTGTGGTGTACCGATGAAAATGCACTCAACACCCTACCTACTGCTTTACATGAAGAACAATTATTGGTGCTAACCAATCGCTGGGATGTTGCCGAGCAAGCAAAAGCGCGCGGATTCACGACAGAGTTCAATGATTTTGATTGCAGTGAAATCGCCGATAACAGCCTTGATAAAATTTTTTATCGTGTGTCAAAAGAAAAACCTGTGGTACATCACTTGTTCAACCAAGCCTGGCGCTGCCTGAAGCCCGGAGGGAAATTATTATTGGCAGGCTATAAAAACGAAGGGACTAAAACCTATATCGAAAAAATCGCCAAGTTGTTTGGTAGTGGGAAAAATATCGTAAAAAATGGCCCGGTTTATTCTTCCGAGCTTACTAAATACACGGAATATAATGCAGCGGAGTTGTTGGATGATAGCGACTACCGGCAGCCGCGCCTTATTGCATCGGATTCAGGGCTACAGCTGCACAGCAAACCGGGGTTATTTGGTTGGAATAAAGTAGACGCAGGCAGCGCATTGCTTATTGAACAACTCAAGCAATTATCCCCCCAGCCAAATCCGCTCAATACCTGCGTTGATTTGGGTTGTGGTTATGGATACCTGGCCATAGCAGCAGCGAGCCTCGATATCTGCAGCAGTATCAACCACTGGATAATGACCGATAACAACGCGGCTGCGCTGCAGCTTGCCCGGCAGAACCTGCAATTCAATCAGTTAAATGGCGACATTATCGCAGCCGATGCAGGCAAAGGCATAAATGCAAAAGCCGACCTACTGCTGTGCAACCCCCCCTTTCACCAAGGATTTGGCATTGATGGTGACCTGACCGACAAATTCCTCCTGAACGCCAAACACCTATTGGCCCCGCAGGGGATAGCACTTTTTGTGGTGAACCAGTTTATCCCACTGGAGCGCAAGGCCGCACCGCTCTTCAAGGAGATAAACACACTGGCCGATAATGGTAGTTTCAAGGTCATTAGCTTGGCCAATTAA
- a CDS encoding pyrimidine/purine nucleoside phosphorylase, with product MFKVNEYFGGAVKSIAFQTETLPATIGVMAKGDYEFGTSQKEYMTVVSGSLTVVLPGSDKAETFSAGQTFIVEANQRFKVSADVETSYLCKYE from the coding sequence ATGTTTAAAGTGAACGAATACTTTGGTGGCGCAGTGAAATCTATCGCTTTCCAAACCGAAACTTTGCCTGCCACAATTGGTGTGATGGCAAAAGGCGACTACGAATTCGGTACCAGCCAAAAAGAATATATGACTGTGGTAAGTGGCAGCCTGACGGTTGTGTTACCAGGTAGCGATAAAGCAGAAACATTCTCTGCGGGACAAACCTTTATTGTTGAAGCGAACCAACGTTTCAAAGTATCTGCAGATGTGGAAACATCTTATCTCTGCAAATACGAATAG
- a CDS encoding alpha/beta fold hydrolase, producing the protein MFVLLVASIAGYIFYFQSATADRLVNTVEENKYRFFKTACWFDADWTATITCGELHTPDSSGRFILPVVILHSDAEQVRADPVVYLQGGPGAGARLHGDGIKQWLSWMRFSQLQRDLILLDTRGTGRSKPALVCSEYNQFNQQLLKKNISLRDELSQGFDVASACFAKAANIAPALDYRNLSTQRSAQDVRALMAELGYPEWNILGVSYGTRLALEIAHQEQQFVHDIKLKSMVLDSVYPAGFGGVQTWPQMLDDGLRHFFHGCSAQKDCFGRLESIESIEQQFLSVLSHLQVEPFTLTVPRWDGEAPVTFVVNDHRFLSATFAAVYNPIDWPKIIDAMRAVREHRTSLLKPLIEPYVNQSMSSDFNSLTFMAVDCADNPVQSEADFIAELTRYPLLQNYTRDQWRYQLCHKLQSESSLLAVEPKVPTLMLAGTLDPVTPVSWAQAIHQQWPQTQLRVRKQLAHAVLASDVCLLENLDRFFDQPQEKFIACAEGDELSGGTKQQKKVTSLGSD; encoded by the coding sequence GTGTTTGTGTTATTGGTTGCATCAATAGCTGGATATATTTTTTATTTTCAATCTGCAACTGCTGATCGCTTGGTCAATACGGTTGAAGAAAACAAGTATCGTTTTTTCAAAACAGCCTGCTGGTTTGATGCTGATTGGACTGCAACCATCACTTGTGGCGAATTGCACACACCTGATAGCAGCGGACGATTTATTTTACCCGTCGTGATCTTGCATAGTGACGCAGAACAAGTTCGCGCTGATCCTGTTGTGTATTTACAGGGTGGGCCTGGTGCAGGTGCGCGTTTACATGGTGATGGCATCAAACAATGGCTGAGTTGGATGCGCTTTTCTCAATTACAGCGCGATCTTATTTTGCTGGATACTCGTGGCACCGGGCGCAGCAAGCCAGCATTGGTTTGCAGTGAATATAATCAGTTTAATCAGCAACTATTGAAAAAAAATATTTCTCTGCGTGATGAGTTATCGCAGGGTTTTGATGTGGCATCGGCATGTTTTGCTAAAGCTGCGAATATTGCCCCGGCATTGGATTATCGCAATTTAAGTACCCAAAGGTCAGCACAAGATGTACGTGCATTAATGGCAGAGTTAGGTTATCCCGAGTGGAATATCCTTGGTGTTTCTTACGGTACTCGTCTTGCACTTGAAATCGCACATCAAGAGCAGCAATTCGTTCACGATATAAAACTAAAATCGATGGTGTTGGACTCAGTTTATCCTGCAGGTTTCGGCGGCGTGCAAACCTGGCCACAAATGTTAGATGATGGTCTTAGGCATTTTTTTCATGGCTGCTCGGCGCAAAAAGACTGTTTTGGTCGCTTGGAAAGTATTGAGTCGATTGAACAGCAATTTTTAAGTGTGCTTTCGCACTTGCAAGTTGAGCCGTTTACATTGACTGTGCCCCGGTGGGATGGCGAAGCCCCGGTAACGTTCGTAGTCAATGATCATCGATTTTTATCAGCAACGTTTGCTGCTGTTTATAATCCAATTGATTGGCCAAAAATAATTGATGCGATGCGTGCCGTTCGTGAGCATCGAACATCATTGCTAAAACCATTGATTGAACCTTATGTAAATCAAAGTATGAGCAGTGATTTTAATAGTCTGACGTTTATGGCGGTAGATTGTGCTGATAATCCGGTGCAATCAGAAGCGGACTTTATTGCTGAGCTCACGCGATATCCTCTGTTACAGAATTACACCCGTGATCAATGGCGCTACCAGCTTTGTCATAAGCTGCAGAGTGAATCATCCCTGCTTGCAGTGGAACCCAAGGTGCCCACGTTAATGTTGGCAGGCACTTTGGACCCCGTCACACCTGTCAGTTGGGCGCAAGCTATCCATCAACAATGGCCACAAACACAATTGCGAGTTCGTAAACAGCTTGCTCACGCTGTATTGGCAAGCGATGTGTGCTTATTGGAGAATTTGGATAGGTTTTTTGACCAGCCTCAGGAAAAATTTATCGCATGCGCTGAAGGCGATGAATTGTCGGGAGGCACAAAGCAGCAGAAAAAAGTCACATCATTAGGCAGTGATTAA
- a CDS encoding TIGR01621 family pseudouridine synthase, with translation MYDVIENNPDFVVIYKKPNTSFHSENGEPGLFETVKQREGFSELYPVHRLDKVTSGVLVMAKTADVNRQLVDAFRQRQIEKYYLAISNKKPLKKQGLIKGDMSPSRRGAYKLLPAHENPAVTQFFSKSIVAGRRLFIIKPHTGKTHQIRVALKSIGAPITGDALYGDSQLASMSDRCYLHAFSIAFFINGAHYRYTQMPREGDYFCDEYFSSASAEWQEPWLLPWPQIASAN, from the coding sequence ATGTATGATGTAATTGAAAATAATCCGGATTTTGTGGTGATCTACAAGAAACCTAATACCAGTTTCCACTCCGAAAATGGTGAGCCCGGACTATTTGAAACCGTCAAACAACGCGAAGGGTTTAGTGAGTTATATCCGGTGCACCGCTTGGATAAAGTAACGTCCGGTGTATTGGTGATGGCAAAAACAGCAGATGTGAATCGCCAGTTAGTGGATGCGTTTCGCCAGCGTCAAATTGAAAAATATTATCTTGCGATCAGCAACAAAAAGCCGCTCAAAAAGCAGGGCTTGATAAAAGGTGATATGTCACCCTCGCGACGAGGGGCTTATAAATTGTTACCTGCGCATGAGAACCCAGCGGTAACACAATTTTTTAGTAAAAGTATTGTTGCTGGGCGGCGTTTATTTATTATCAAACCCCATACCGGCAAAACACATCAAATCCGTGTTGCGTTAAAAAGTATTGGCGCTCCGATTACGGGCGACGCTTTATACGGCGATTCACAGCTTGCATCAATGTCTGACCGCTGTTATCTGCATGCATTTAGCATTGCATTTTTTATCAATGGTGCTCATTACCGTTACACACAAATGCCCCGTGAAGGTGACTATTTTTGCGATGAGTACTTCAGTTCTGCAAGTGCTGAATGGCAAGAACCCTGGTTATTGCCTTGGCCACAAATAGCGAGTGCGAATTGA
- a CDS encoding DapH/DapD/GlmU-related protein, whose product MSDPDTDKYRQQHKLRLSYMPWLYARLKPAQRHWAQAWQDEWQAYLMTMETISIGKNCFIAPEARLFAEPGRAIVIGDDSYIAADSVLHGPITLGNGVSINHHVSLDGGRKGIVIGDNTRIAAYSYAYAFNHGMEMTHLIKDQPVNSKGIRIGCDVWIGANTGIVDGVEIGDHAVVGMGSLVTKSVARFSKVAGNPARIIGSRNTEPNLLSSTHDVE is encoded by the coding sequence ATGAGCGACCCAGATACCGATAAATACCGACAGCAACATAAACTGCGGCTCAGCTATATGCCCTGGTTGTATGCACGGCTAAAACCTGCCCAGAGACACTGGGCGCAGGCCTGGCAGGATGAATGGCAAGCGTACTTGATGACAATGGAAACCATCTCTATTGGTAAAAACTGCTTCATCGCTCCGGAAGCCCGCCTGTTTGCTGAACCGGGGCGCGCGATAGTGATTGGGGATGACTCTTATATTGCCGCTGATTCCGTCCTTCATGGTCCAATAACCCTGGGTAATGGCGTATCCATTAATCACCACGTTAGCCTGGATGGCGGCCGTAAGGGCATTGTCATTGGTGATAACACCCGCATTGCCGCCTATAGCTATGCCTATGCATTTAATCACGGCATGGAAATGACGCACTTGATCAAAGACCAACCGGTCAACTCAAAGGGTATACGTATCGGTTGCGATGTATGGATTGGAGCCAATACCGGTATTGTGGATGGCGTTGAAATTGGTGACCATGCGGTTGTCGGTATGGGGAGCCTGGTGACCAAATCAGTAGCGCGCTTTAGCAAAGTGGCTGGCAACCCTGCCCGTATTATTGGCAGCAGGAACACAGAGCCAAATCTTTTATCTTCAACTCATGACGTGGAATAA
- a CDS encoding FMN-binding glutamate synthase family protein, protein MTTSHWALTVLTWLEVIFIAAIGIILFAVIVMYIVDISQSTHTIRKNYPVIGRFRYFFEHLGEFFRQYFFAHDREEMPFNRADRSWVYRAAKNVDSNIGFGSTLDLSKPGTLLFLNSAFPIMESDALIPAPVTVGPFCKKPYTTHSIFNISGMSYGAISRPAIVALSRGAAKAGCWLNTGEGGLSPYHLEGGCDLVFQIGTAKYGVRDLDGNLSDARLLELAALPQIKMFEIKLSQGAKPGKGGILPAEKVSAEVAAIRGIPEGQASISPNGHTDIRSVVDLLNMINHIRNVTGKPVGFKAVLGEKNWLIDLITEIRVQGIEAAPDFITLDSADGGSGAAPQPLMDHVGLPIKESLPWVSALLTESGLKDRIKLIVAGKLVTPHMVAWALASGADFVNSARGFMFALGCIQALQCHKNTCPTGITTHNEQLQKGLNPADKTERVAAYQTNMTKSVCMIAHSCGLAEPRQLKSEHIHIVNANGFSVPLSDVNPQPLIFSNTGTRSDTTETLTKH, encoded by the coding sequence ATGACGACCTCACATTGGGCGCTTACCGTCCTGACCTGGCTTGAAGTGATTTTTATTGCCGCAATTGGCATTATTTTGTTCGCCGTGATCGTGATGTATATCGTCGATATCAGCCAAAGTACTCACACCATCCGTAAAAATTACCCTGTCATCGGACGATTCCGCTATTTCTTTGAGCACTTGGGTGAGTTTTTTCGTCAATATTTTTTTGCGCATGACCGTGAGGAAATGCCATTCAATCGCGCTGATCGCTCATGGGTTTATCGCGCGGCCAAAAATGTTGATAGCAATATTGGTTTTGGCTCAACACTGGATTTAAGCAAACCCGGCACACTGCTTTTTTTAAATTCTGCATTCCCCATTATGGAAAGCGATGCGCTGATTCCTGCACCTGTCACCGTAGGTCCATTTTGCAAAAAACCTTACACCACACATTCGATTTTTAATATTTCCGGCATGAGCTATGGCGCAATTTCGCGCCCCGCCATCGTTGCACTCTCACGCGGTGCAGCAAAAGCCGGTTGCTGGTTGAATACTGGCGAAGGGGGTTTGTCACCGTATCATTTGGAAGGCGGCTGCGATTTGGTGTTTCAGATAGGCACTGCAAAATACGGGGTGCGCGATCTGGACGGTAACTTAAGTGATGCACGCTTGCTGGAACTCGCAGCGCTTCCGCAAATCAAAATGTTTGAAATCAAATTAAGCCAGGGCGCAAAGCCCGGCAAAGGCGGCATATTGCCTGCCGAAAAAGTGTCGGCTGAAGTCGCCGCCATTCGTGGTATTCCAGAAGGCCAGGCTTCCATCAGCCCCAACGGCCACACCGATATCCGCTCTGTCGTTGATTTGCTGAATATGATCAATCACATCCGCAATGTGACAGGAAAACCCGTTGGTTTTAAAGCCGTACTGGGAGAAAAAAATTGGTTGATCGATTTGATCACTGAAATCCGTGTACAAGGCATTGAAGCAGCGCCCGACTTTATTACGCTCGATAGCGCTGACGGCGGAAGCGGGGCTGCACCACAACCTTTAATGGATCATGTTGGCCTTCCCATCAAAGAAAGTTTGCCATGGGTCAGCGCGCTGCTGACAGAATCGGGGTTAAAAGACCGCATCAAATTAATTGTCGCGGGTAAATTAGTCACACCACATATGGTTGCCTGGGCACTCGCCAGTGGCGCAGATTTTGTTAATAGCGCCCGCGGGTTTATGTTTGCACTTGGCTGTATACAAGCGTTGCAATGCCATAAGAACACCTGCCCTACCGGCATCACTACTCACAATGAACAATTACAAAAAGGGCTCAACCCCGCTGATAAAACAGAACGTGTTGCGGCCTATCAAACTAACATGACCAAAAGTGTATGCATGATCGCGCACTCATGCGGCCTTGCGGAGCCGCGACAATTGAAAAGTGAACATATTCATATCGTCAATGCTAACGGCTTTTCGGTTCCGCTAAGTGATGTCAATCCGCAGCCGCTAATTTTTAGCAATACAGGCACGCGCTCCGATACAACTGAAACACTGACCAAACACTAA
- a CDS encoding DUF3806 domain-containing protein — translation MKLIYPFIALTLLSPTVFAQSPMNVVGNSAAQATSQKASTVSELSWMDQNRMEKEINSVNELAQTKTGNKIRRDLSDLDTLQRIVNDSLVSTDDYETQQAMGVVLGNVMLADFPNTFEWKIYEDEIGRSRALCVKKTSDCLFPVTMLSRRMEIGVKPDVKNIYNDAIMLMEKHLPKLPYDGGIMYKLPRH, via the coding sequence ATGAAACTGATTTACCCCTTTATTGCCCTGACACTCTTATCACCAACAGTGTTTGCACAATCGCCGATGAACGTGGTGGGCAATTCGGCCGCTCAAGCCACCTCCCAAAAAGCATCGACAGTATCCGAACTTAGTTGGATGGATCAAAATCGCATGGAAAAAGAAATCAACAGCGTCAATGAATTAGCCCAGACAAAAACGGGCAATAAAATCAGACGTGACCTGAGTGATCTCGACACCTTACAGCGCATAGTGAATGACAGCCTTGTTAGTACCGATGATTATGAAACCCAACAAGCAATGGGCGTAGTGCTGGGCAATGTCATGCTGGCAGACTTTCCCAACACATTTGAATGGAAAATCTACGAGGATGAAATCGGGCGCAGCCGCGCGCTCTGCGTTAAAAAAACCAGTGATTGCCTGTTTCCTGTCACTATGCTGTCACGACGCATGGAAATTGGTGTGAAACCAGACGTTAAAAATATATATAACGACGCCATTATGCTGATGGAAAAACATCTCCCCAAACTGCCTTATGATGGTGGCATTATGTACAAACTCCCTCGCCACTAA
- a CDS encoding multidrug effflux MFS transporter — MSDYSTHPTKSRISAGEFTLLIALLMSVVAMSIDALLPALGFISKEITVSHANEAQYIISALFLGMALGQLICGPLSDATGRKKILYAGISLFLVGSVICFFAQDINTLLLGRFIQGLGVAGPYVSAISIVRDKYTGNEMARIMSLVMMIFIMVPALAPSIGQAVLLVSSWRYIFVLYIVYALIIGIWIFIRLEETLPKEYRIPFTTRGFIDGFKEVISNYSTMCYTLCMGLFFGSFLGYLNSSQQIFQELFNTGKLFTVYFGLLALVFGLASLVNARFVQKWGMDFLCNRAVLGIIASSGIFLIVILLIPVNLWIFLLYAAVLFFCFGLVFGNVNAMAMEPMGHVAGIASAIIGASSSILSMIIGTAIGQMYNNTLIPVTSGFLILGLAALWILHLARNRKAAEQALATQAGEVNSSPS, encoded by the coding sequence ATGTCTGATTATTCTACTCACCCAACCAAATCGCGGATTTCTGCAGGCGAATTTACACTCTTGATAGCGCTACTGATGTCTGTTGTTGCCATGTCAATTGATGCTCTTTTACCAGCACTTGGATTTATCAGTAAAGAAATCACTGTAAGCCATGCAAACGAAGCACAATATATTATCAGCGCCCTTTTTCTGGGAATGGCATTAGGTCAATTGATATGTGGCCCGTTATCCGATGCTACGGGGCGCAAAAAAATACTGTATGCGGGCATCAGCTTATTTTTAGTGGGCAGCGTGATTTGTTTTTTTGCGCAAGACATTAATACATTACTGCTCGGGCGTTTTATTCAAGGCTTGGGAGTTGCCGGCCCTTACGTATCCGCCATTTCAATTGTGCGTGATAAATATACCGGTAATGAGATGGCACGAATCATGTCTCTGGTGATGATGATTTTTATTATGGTGCCAGCACTCGCTCCCAGTATTGGTCAAGCCGTTTTACTTGTCAGTTCATGGCGCTATATTTTTGTTCTCTATATTGTTTATGCACTTATTATTGGGATCTGGATTTTTATTCGGCTGGAAGAAACGCTGCCCAAAGAATATCGCATTCCCTTCACAACACGTGGCTTTATCGATGGTTTCAAAGAGGTCATCAGCAATTACAGCACTATGTGTTACACGCTCTGTATGGGATTATTTTTTGGCAGTTTTTTAGGTTACCTCAACTCATCGCAACAAATTTTTCAGGAGCTTTTTAATACCGGAAAATTATTTACTGTGTATTTTGGTTTATTGGCGTTAGTGTTTGGCCTTGCCTCGTTGGTTAATGCGCGCTTTGTGCAAAAGTGGGGAATGGATTTTTTGTGCAATCGTGCAGTATTGGGAATTATTGCCAGCTCAGGAATATTTTTGATTGTTATCTTATTAATTCCGGTCAATCTTTGGATTTTTTTGCTCTACGCGGCTGTGTTATTTTTTTGTTTTGGGTTGGTTTTTGGCAATGTTAACGCGATGGCGATGGAGCCCATGGGACATGTTGCAGGAATTGCATCCGCGATCATTGGTGCAAGCTCATCAATTTTATCGATGATAATTGGCACAGCAATAGGACAGATGTATAACAACACACTCATTCCTGTTACCAGTGGCTTTTTAATACTGGGGTTGGCCGCTTTATGGATATTGCATTTGGCGCGCAACCGTAAAGCAGCGGAACAGGCACTGGCTACGCAAGCCGGTGAAGTAAATTCATCGCCCTCATGA
- the rhlE gene encoding ATP-dependent RNA helicase RhlE, whose protein sequence is MSFENLGLRADILRAIADEGYSTPTPIQLQAIPAVLNGGDILAGAQTGTGKTAGFTLPLLEKLSKANVEKTSNGRRPVRALILTPTRELAAQVYESVRTYGKYLPLRSTVVFGGVSINPQMMKLRGGVDVLVATPGRLLDLVNQNAVSLKQVEILVLDEADRMLDMGFIHDIKKVLALLPKQRQNLLFSATFSDEIKALADKLLNQPTLIEVARRNTASERVTQRVHPVDRNRKRELLAHLINQGNWQQVLIFTRTKHGANKLTEQLLDDGISAAAIHGNKSQGARTKALDDFKRGSIRALVATDIAARGIDIDQLPYVVNYELPNVPEDYVHRIGRTGRADAEGIAVSLVCIDEDKFLRDIEKLIKRNIDKEIINGFEPDPNAKAEPIVLGRRMTIGAGAGKSGAAGNGKPAHKKPALGQKPKNGSKKAPAKNGGSHNAKPQGGINRTTSGNKSQARRPQQAQ, encoded by the coding sequence ATGTCTTTCGAAAATCTCGGTCTACGGGCCGATATACTGCGTGCTATTGCCGATGAGGGCTACAGCACACCTACTCCTATTCAATTACAAGCGATTCCTGCTGTGTTAAACGGTGGCGATATTCTGGCAGGAGCCCAAACCGGCACAGGTAAAACCGCCGGTTTTACCTTGCCATTACTGGAAAAACTGAGCAAAGCAAACGTTGAAAAAACCAGTAATGGTCGTCGGCCCGTACGCGCCCTGATTTTGACACCTACACGCGAGCTTGCTGCACAGGTTTATGAAAGTGTGCGCACTTATGGAAAATATTTACCGCTTCGCTCAACCGTTGTTTTTGGCGGTGTCAGCATTAATCCGCAAATGATGAAGCTGCGTGGTGGAGTAGACGTTTTAGTTGCAACACCTGGCCGCTTACTTGATTTAGTCAATCAAAATGCGGTCAGTTTAAAACAAGTAGAAATATTGGTTTTGGATGAAGCCGACCGCATGCTCGATATGGGTTTTATCCACGACATCAAAAAAGTATTGGCACTGTTACCCAAACAACGCCAGAACCTGCTTTTTTCGGCAACGTTTTCAGATGAAATCAAAGCGCTCGCTGATAAATTATTAAATCAACCAACACTGATTGAAGTCGCCCGCAGAAATACGGCATCAGAGAGAGTCACCCAACGCGTGCATCCTGTTGACCGCAATCGCAAACGTGAGCTTTTAGCGCATCTGATAAACCAAGGTAATTGGCAACAAGTGTTGATTTTTACCCGCACCAAACACGGCGCGAACAAACTAACCGAACAATTGCTTGATGATGGAATAAGCGCCGCAGCAATTCATGGCAATAAAAGTCAAGGCGCACGCACCAAAGCGCTGGATGATTTTAAACGCGGAAGCATTCGCGCGCTGGTTGCCACTGACATCGCCGCACGCGGAATTGATATCGACCAATTACCTTATGTCGTTAATTATGAGTTGCCTAATGTCCCGGAAGATTATGTGCACCGTATAGGACGCACCGGTCGCGCCGACGCGGAAGGTATTGCCGTATCACTGGTTTGCATTGATGAAGATAAATTCTTGCGCGACATTGAAAAACTCATCAAGCGCAATATAGACAAAGAAATCATCAATGGCTTTGAGCCAGATCCAAACGCGAAAGCTGAACCAATCGTTCTGGGGCGGCGGATGACAATAGGAGCGGGAGCAGGAAAATCCGGCGCTGCAGGAAATGGAAAGCCAGCACACAAAAAACCTGCGCTGGGGCAAAAACCAAAAAATGGAAGTAAAAAAGCCCCCGCTAAAAATGGTGGGTCACATAATGCAAAACCGCAAGGTGGTATTAACCGGACAACCAGTGGCAATAAATCTCAAGCACGCCGCCCGCAACAAGCACAATAA
- a CDS encoding sigma-54 dependent transcriptional regulator: MWRNNKVLVIDDNPSRRHDLKILLDFLSETALVSASGSWQAAVAEENNGEDYVAIFIGDYSDCRQSLAQLLKELRNWNDELAVVLVGEENQNAIDSLDEPYRFMVIATLAMPPTYNKLVDTLHRAQLYREAQSTSKRQPLRRPVHLFRSLVGTSREIQNVREMMAQVADKDVSVLITGESGTGKEVVARNLHYNSPRRDKPFVPVNCGAIPAELLESELFGHEKGAFTGAINSRAGRFELAEGGTLFLDEIGDMPLNMQVKILRVLQERCFERVGSNKTQPVDVRIIAATHRNLESMIAENTFREDLFYRLNVFPIELPSLKERSEDIPLLINELVSRMESEQRGSIRFNSAAIMSLCQHEWSGNVRELANLVERMAIMHPFGVIGVQDLPAKYRHVDVVDEEFVHSAEKSNGLLTGAAGYVSMNDTPLLPEQGIDLREYITNLEMSLIQQALNDCGGVVARAADKLCVRRTTLVEKMRKYDMQR; encoded by the coding sequence ATGTGGCGAAATAATAAAGTGCTGGTAATAGACGATAATCCGTCACGCAGACACGATTTAAAAATCCTGCTCGACTTTCTCAGCGAAACTGCACTCGTTTCCGCAAGCGGATCCTGGCAAGCTGCTGTTGCCGAGGAAAATAATGGTGAGGATTATGTTGCTATATTTATTGGCGACTATAGCGATTGTCGCCAATCTCTCGCACAACTTCTGAAAGAACTTCGTAATTGGAATGATGAGCTTGCAGTTGTTTTGGTTGGCGAAGAAAATCAAAATGCGATCGACAGTTTGGATGAGCCCTATCGTTTTATGGTGATAGCGACACTTGCTATGCCACCTACCTACAATAAGTTGGTTGATACCCTTCATCGCGCGCAGCTATATCGCGAGGCGCAATCCACCAGTAAACGTCAGCCGCTGCGTCGCCCCGTCCATTTATTCCGGAGTCTGGTGGGCACTAGCCGCGAGATCCAGAACGTGCGTGAAATGATGGCGCAAGTGGCCGACAAAGATGTGTCGGTACTGATTACGGGCGAGTCTGGTACGGGTAAAGAAGTGGTTGCGCGTAACTTGCATTACAACTCACCGCGTCGCGATAAACCGTTTGTCCCTGTTAATTGCGGCGCTATACCAGCCGAGTTGTTGGAAAGTGAATTGTTTGGCCATGAAAAAGGTGCATTTACCGGCGCGATTAATTCCCGCGCTGGACGTTTTGAGTTGGCTGAAGGTGGCACATTATTTCTTGATGAAATTGGTGATATGCCGCTGAATATGCAAGTCAAGATTTTGCGTGTACTACAAGAGCGCTGCTTTGAGCGCGTTGGTAGTAACAAAACACAACCAGTAGATGTGCGTATTATTGCAGCGACTCATCGAAATCTTGAGAGCATGATTGCTGAAAATACATTTCGGGAAGATTTATTTTACCGCTTGAATGTATTTCCCATTGAATTGCCTTCACTCAAAGAGCGCTCTGAAGATATTCCGCTCTTAATTAATGAGTTAGTGTCGCGTATGGAAAGTGAACAGCGAGGCTCAATACGTTTTAATTCAGCTGCGATTATGTCGTTGTGTCAGCATGAGTGGAGTGGAAACGTACGCGAGCTGGCAAACTTGGTAGAGCGTATGGCAATCATGCATCCTTTTGGCGTGATAGGTGTGCAAGATTTACCTGCAAAATATCGTCATGTCGATGTGGTTGATGAAGAGTTTGTTCACTCTGCTGAGAAAAGCAATGGATTATTAACGGGTGCTGCTGGCTATGTCAGTATGAACGATACCCCGTTATTACCAGAGCAGGGGATCGACCTGCGCGAATACATTACGAATCTTGAGATGAGTTTAATTCAGCAAGCTTTAAATGATTGTGGCGGTGTGGTGGCGCGTGCGGCTGATAAGTTGTGTGTACGCAGAACGACACTGGTAGAAAAGATGCGCAAATACGATATGCAGCGTTGA